The Sabethes cyaneus chromosome 3, idSabCyanKW18_F2, whole genome shotgun sequence DNA window cagctattCAGCAATATACGGGAAACACACACATGGACAAAACAAAATCCCTGAAAAGCAGAACCAACTGAATGTGGTTACTTGCGTGGGATCACGTTATCTTTATTACTCTGCAAGTACTCTGTAAGTAAGGTAATTcttaaccggatccaggagaagatcgactgTACCCTCCGgtagcagcaagctggattccaacGAATTCCAGCACTCTTTTCTACTGATGTTCGTTGTTTTCGAACAAGCTTTTGATTGACCGACTAAACCCCGAAAACATTTGCGGTGCATTTATACATAGAGGAGCTCCAAATAAGCTTGGTTATCTCATCTAGGCTCAGTATGAGACGCTCTCGTGCAAGGTGCTACACAATGGCGTCTTATtcgaccctataagggttactgctggtgtgagaTATGGCTGCATTTTGTCACTGCTGCTAGCTCTCATCGTTATAGACCAAattgaggattgccttggaatcctctaacgatggagtaaCTGAATAACCTGGACCTTACCtatgacattgtcttgctcacaCAGCGTGAAATCAATATGCAGAGTAAGtaagatgacctctccgagagcacCCAGTAGGTCTTACAGTCTATCTAAGAAAAACTGAATGCTGACCATCCCTCCAATTTCACAATAGCGGGACAAGAGATTGAGAAGGTCGAAACCTTTCAATAACTAGTAACCAGACAATGTCCGATGGATGTATCAAGActaatatagccacacggatcaggaagaccAGGAAGTGCCTTTGCAGgtttgcgaaacatttggcactCAAACAGGATCACTTTATACGGTAACctgaattttcaactcaaacctTAAATCTGTATTGCTCTACGCCTGAGAAATGTGATGCATCTCAGCAAAAACtacaggtatttattaatcgttgcctgcgatatatcatttgtGCCTAGTGGCCttacaactggatatccaacgagtAACTCTGTCGTCGATCTCATGAACGACCGGTAGCAACAGATATTCGAGCTGGAAGTGAATcgaacacaccttgaggaaaggggCGAACGCAAAGTATTCGACTGGATTTCGCAAGGACAACGAAAAAAAAGGCAGGTTCATGACGACGTTACTTAGCCAGCAACCCCCGGGCTGTTGACGAGAACTTTTTGCTATTTTGACGACAGGTGAAAGCTATGGCTGACAGTGGAGCCCATCGGTAGTGGAGttttctgatttcatccctctGTTCTACCGGACCGGCGGATATGGTTAAATTGGTAAGTAAGAATACCCGAAGTCTCCATGAATCGACACGGATTGGCTTGCTCGATGCCTCGAGAAATACAGTAACTCGGCGTGGAGATCGCACCGATCCAGCAGATTTGAAGGCCAAATTCCAGAGCAAAGGAGTTTTGTAGGCCCTTATGCTTGCACTTTTTCAAGTACCAGGTCTTCTACAGCGGCAGTAAGGATGAGGGATCGATTTCGTTGTGCGAAAGCATCAGAAGTCTTCCGATGGAGACCCGTTAGTGATTATATGTATAAACCACGGCAGGCTCGAACAGATTTGTTGCGAGTGACCAAAACACGATGGGAAAATCGTAATTGGAGATATAAATGCACACGTTGAGAAGCAGTAATTCTTTCGCCCAGTCATTGGAAGATACAGTGTTCATTCGTCAACCAATAAGAACAGGCTTAGGTTAAATTTTTCCGTGGAGAGAGGAATAGTTATCTGTAGCACCACGTTTAGGTATTCTGAAGCACATTCGGGGACATTCAAATGAAGACGTTTGCTCTAAGATCGATCGATCATGCTTTGATTGATGGTTGATATTTGTGTGTGAAGAAGACGCACGGTCAGCTGGTGTGCGAGGTGACGGGAGTTCGGCTACTCATGGATCAAACACGaaggttatttatttattaattttatttaaaactgttCCATTCTCAACAAGAAGCTAAACTTGTAGTACTATCTATCTTTCAACGTTTCATGGTGCAATTAGTTTTAATGCTTGAATATTTGTCCTCCGCAAATACACAGAACCATTCTAAGTTTTTGTATTTGACTGCAGTCGCTATACTTGCAGGGATTCAAATGATTCATTATGGTTTATTAAGAATAGTATGCAACTTCTACTGCCAAAAGTTGGAACAGATCACATTAAAAAACTAAGAAAGCGAGTGGCTTTTTCTTGCTTGAATTACATCCTaatatttacaataaatatagaTCACTGCAACGATTGTAACGTCTAGTAGtagataaaattaattaaaagaatCTTCCTAAAGGCAGTTGTAGAATCAGGAAAAACCTTCTTACTCGAAAATTTTGTTCTTCAGAATCGGGACGAAGAAGTGGTAAATATGGCCGCTCAATATGTACATAATAATAGTTGATAGGTTACAATAGGGTTACTGGATGACGTCTAACCGATGAACTGCGTTAGATCGGGAAACTGGAAGCCCTGGAAGCTAACCGGTATCGCTGCCTGCTGTTGGACAGCGCGAGACCGTGCTACTCGCTGCGGTGGAGGACGAAGGTTGATCGGGATTTGGCGTCCCTGAGCGTTTCCGCCGTTCTGTAGCACCAGACCGCACTGGGCGCTGCACACGTCATCCCTCAGAATCACGTCACGTGGCCATTCGCGGGCCAGCTGAGCACAGTCGGTGATACGCAGCGAGGCGCATTGAGGctgttattaaaataaaaatttaacacATAATCGTGCATTGGGTGATTAGAATGCTCAACAAGGCTTACCCCTTCATTAGTGCAGATACAGCTCGTGCATGGCGAGGGGAAAGCCGAATCACCGACGTTGACGTGCTTTCCACCGATGTTGCATCCCTGGACTACGTTTTCTCGCCAGGCACTGAGATCTATTTGCTGCATCGAACTGCACGGTACACGTGGGTTGCTGAAAAACCATCAAACATAAGTAAAAGTTGATCGCCAGTGTCACACCAAGTACTTACAGGAAATTACTAGGCAGATCGAAAGCAGCACGTTGCATGTCACCTTGAATATCCAGATTTTCACAGATGATTCGAGAAAGAGTAGTTTTTCGGATTTCGGCCAGCTGTGCTTCGGTAAACTTAACCACTGGATCGTCGTTCTCGTACCTGAATAAAATGTTAGGTTAAAAAACATCATTTAATAGAACATGCCTAGATAACTCACCAGAATCGATCGCATTTGCGCAGTTGTCTGAACTGGATGGCGATGATACAGGCGAAAGTTGGTCCAACCAAACCACCCTGCAGTGGTCGTTCCGACATACCACCAGGGAATAGATCGATATCCTCCACACTATTGTACATACGCTTCAGACGAGAAATCACCTCCGGTGGCATTTCCCGGCTCAGATCATCCCAGTTTTGTGCCCGCTTTAGATTGCAAAGTGCTCGGTAGTTATTGTACGAAGGAATTCCGTGATCGCGAGCACGTTGGATATTCAATGCCACCAGGTCGATGCCGGAGAACGGAATACGGCGATCCTCGAAAAGGTGGTTGGTAACTTCTCCGGTTATGAATTGATCGAGGGTTTCCATCGGGGTAGCTACGAGACCACGAGCGATTTCATCGATCAGTCCTGGTTGTTGAACAAATATATCCATCTTGAAAAAACCGTCACGCAACAGGATCGGAGGATCGATCGGCTGATGTTGCGGACTAAGCCGAGGAATGTGTGGTCTCAGCAGTGAGTGTCCAATACGGAACGCCGCAGAAGCAAATTCGGTGACAATTGCTGGGTTGCACGTTGGATTGTAGTCTTTGTAGTATCCTTGCGGCAATAGTTTAAGACCGTACAAGTTGACAGCATTCCAGCTGAGGATTCTGGGCAGGAATTCATTGAAGCTAATGTGTTGATTTTGTGCTATTACGATACGGCGCGCGTGTTCGTACAGTTGATCACCGTTCCAGTGTGGGTTGACACCGCGAAGTCCTTCGACGATTCGATTGTGCTCCCGGAGGAAAATTGTGTGCATAACGGTAAGTCCTGGCTGCTCGGACGCTCGTCCATCACCGGCAGCGAAACAATAACCACTGGCTGATTTGCACTCAGGATGAATGGGAGTCTGTGGGAGCATTTCCTTTCCACGAATCGGATGAATGGTGGAGTTGAGTCGACCAGAAAATCCTCGTAAACCTTTGCCAACGCAACCGTTTTCGCCATAAATCTGGGAGGCATCCAAGAAAGCGGTGTTTTGATTGATCTGTTCACGGGGTCCCAGCGTTTGTTGGCCTGGTAGCGATCGCATGAATGGGAAGCACAACCGTTCGCCGCTGGTTACGTTCAGTTCGGGATAGTAGTGATCCCTGGGCGGGACTGGGAATGGATTACACTCAGGATGGACTGTCCGAGGGGAATCGCACGAGCGACAACTGGGGATAGACTCGTGGAAACCTTTGTGGATCGGTGTCATCGTGAGATCGTGATCCAGGAACTGAGCATACTGCATGACTACCAACGAATATCGGGTATGCAGATTTGATATGTCCGGATGGATAAGGGCAGAGATTGATCGAGGATTCGGTAGAGGATTTCCGGAAACTGAAATACTGCGCGGCTGTGAGATTCCGTCATCGTAGACGGGTGGCAGCAAACGGGCGAATACCGTTAGCGATTGTCCCAGTTCGGGGCTTCGAAGATTGTTACAGTGACCGGTGAGCGTACGGAATGGTGTCGTTGTGTCACATGGAGCTTCCAGGTTTTCGCATTGTGGTTCAAGATTGATTGGGGAGATCGAACCGGTGATGAACTGGTTTACGTCGATGTTCTGCAAAGCACTGTTGAAGTCATCGCCTCCTCCGAAGGCACCTAGATTGTTGTCGAAGACTTGCCGTTTAC harbors:
- the LOC128744650 gene encoding uncharacterized protein LOC128744650, producing MAKKRMDLLNLSVLLVTLVAIGSHHSTDGADLKERARAALLLEKSSTGGGSGQPTQQCRVAQPLPCPPSKFRSASGECNNFNHRHWGARGDPFLRLLKPDYADAQVKPRTSVGSHALPTPDTIIEQLQRSIPVHANHPHVTAMLPAWGQLLAYDLVQILSPHSSFHCCRNDSSAATDEIIQCYVRSGLECKEYKRSVPSHDPGSCRFDYRDQMNAASGFLDGSGLYGTTEKEILALRTFTTGKVDIKACLRCNEPGAIGALHTVLLKEHNRIAEEMSRLNGDWSDTTLFYEARRAVIAEIQHITYNEFLPIVLGSEIANSPDLRLVDGKHYSGYSSANRAGVFNEIAVGAIPAFLTMLPPDMYNESASAEILISSPSMQQTFIPDHATFNDEWTPIALAIQRGRDHGIPSYHKALNLCEKRFGIPYGSKLTFDDMEYFGLSPVKRKSLENIYLDAEDIDLLIGGLSETATLGTVFGPTITCLLAIQFANIRSSDRFWYENDLPPSSLNLPQLQAIRRVTLSGLLCEAKGVSKAQPKAFIREDPYLNARLNCDQLSGLDITAWRTETIEDVEEIITERTPTHPELAELDADVIKDAINKAKDRLNERKKFEYEAWRNLGGVDAKSPAGTAASFSKANKNALIIANTSLLYELASNEILGTLHSIRRRKRQVFDNNLGAFGGGDDFNSALQNIDVNQFITGSISPINLEPQCENLEAPCDTTTPFRTLTGHCNNLRSPELGQSLTVFARLLPPVYDDGISQPRSISVSGNPLPNPRSISALIHPDISNLHTRYSLVVMQYAQFLDHDLTMTPIHKGFHESIPSCRSCDSPRTVHPECNPFPVPPRDHYYPELNVTSGERLCFPFMRSLPGQQTLGPREQINQNTAFLDASQIYGENGCVGKGLRGFSGRLNSTIHPIRGKEMLPQTPIHPECKSASGYCFAAGDGRASEQPGLTVMHTIFLREHNRIVEGLRGVNPHWNGDQLYEHARRIVIAQNQHISFNEFLPRILSWNAVNLYGLKLLPQGYYKDYNPTCNPAIVTEFASAAFRIGHSLLRPHIPRLSPQHQPIDPPILLRDGFFKMDIFVQQPGLIDEIARGLVATPMETLDQFITGEVTNHLFEDRRIPFSGIDLVALNIQRARDHGIPSYNNYRALCNLKRAQNWDDLSREMPPEVISRLKRMYNSVEDIDLFPGGMSERPLQGGLVGPTFACIIAIQFRQLRKCDRFWYENDDPVVKFTEAQLAEIRKTTLSRIICENLDIQGDMQRAAFDLPSNFLNPRVPCSSMQQIDLSAWRENVVQGCNIGGKHVNVGDSAFPSPCTSCICTNEGPQCASLRITDCAQLAREWPRDVILRDDVCSAQCGLVLQNGGNAQGRQIPINLRPPPQRVARSRAVQQQAAIPVSFQGFQFPDLTQFIG